Proteins encoded in a region of the Lentisphaerota bacterium genome:
- the rpmG gene encoding 50S ribosomal protein L33: MARELAILACTECKRRNYTTTRNKRTMTNRLEIKKFCSSERKRTLHRETK; the protein is encoded by the coding sequence ATGGCCAGAGAACTCGCAATTTTGGCTTGCACGGAATGCAAGCGGCGCAACTACACGACGACGCGCAACAAGCGCACGATGACGAACCGCTTGGAGATCAAGAAGTTCTGTTCATCCGAGCGCAAGCGCACGCTGCACCGGGAAACCAAGTGA
- the tuf gene encoding elongation factor Tu, with product MAKEAFKREKPHVNVGTIGHVDHGKTTLTAAITRVQSLKGYCEFIAYDQVAKASESAGRRDPTKILTIATSHVEYGTENRHYAHVDCPGHADYVKNMITGAAQMDGAIVVVSAADGPMPQTREHILLARQVGVPAIVVFLNKVDLVDDTELLDLVEMEIRELLSKYEYPGDDIPVVRGSALPASQATTKDDPACVCITKLMEALDSYIPAPARVLDKPFLMPIEDVFSIEGRGTVVTGRIERGVIKVNEDVEIIGLRPTVKTVVTGVEMFRKLLDQGQAGDNVGCLLRSIKKEDVERGQVLAKPGTITPHTEFNGEVYVLSKDEGGRHTPFFKGYRPQFYIRTTDVTGDITLPEGVEMVMPGDSISIAVKLISPVALEEKMRFAIREGGRTVGAGTVTKITK from the coding sequence ATGGCAAAAGAAGCCTTCAAACGCGAGAAGCCGCATGTCAACGTCGGGACCATCGGCCACGTTGATCATGGCAAAACCACGCTGACCGCCGCCATCACCCGCGTGCAGTCGCTCAAGGGTTATTGTGAGTTCATCGCCTACGATCAGGTTGCCAAGGCATCGGAATCGGCTGGCCGCCGCGATCCAACCAAAATTCTGACGATTGCGACGTCGCACGTCGAATACGGCACGGAGAACCGCCACTACGCGCACGTGGACTGTCCGGGTCACGCCGACTACGTGAAGAACATGATCACGGGCGCGGCGCAGATGGACGGCGCCATCGTGGTGGTTTCGGCCGCCGACGGCCCGATGCCCCAGACGCGCGAGCACATTCTTTTGGCCCGCCAGGTGGGCGTGCCGGCGATCGTGGTGTTCCTGAACAAGGTCGATCTGGTGGACGACACCGAACTGCTCGACCTGGTCGAGATGGAGATTCGCGAGCTGCTCTCGAAGTACGAATATCCCGGGGACGACATTCCCGTGGTCCGCGGCAGCGCGCTCCCCGCCTCGCAGGCGACGACCAAGGACGATCCGGCGTGCGTCTGCATTACCAAGCTCATGGAGGCGCTGGACTCCTACATCCCCGCGCCGGCGCGTGTGCTGGACAAGCCGTTCTTGATGCCGATTGAGGACGTGTTCTCGATTGAAGGCCGTGGCACCGTGGTCACTGGTCGCATTGAGCGCGGTGTCATCAAGGTGAACGAGGATGTCGAGATCATCGGACTGCGTCCGACGGTGAAGACGGTGGTGACGGGCGTCGAGATGTTTCGCAAGCTGCTGGATCAGGGGCAGGCGGGCGACAACGTCGGCTGTCTGCTGCGCAGCATCAAGAAAGAGGATGTGGAGCGCGGCCAGGTGCTGGCAAAGCCGGGCACGATCACCCCGCACACCGAGTTCAACGGCGAGGTGTATGTGTTGAGCAAGGACGAAGGCGGCCGTCACACGCCGTTCTTCAAGGGCTACCGTCCGCAGTTCTACATCCGCACGACCGATGTCACCGGCGACATCACTCTCCCTGAGGGCGTGGAGATGGTGATGCCGGGCGACAGCATCTCGATTGCGGTCAAGCTGATCTCGCCGGTGGCGCTCGAGGAGAAGATGCGTTTCGCCATTCGCGAGGGTGGCCGCACGGTCGGCGCCGGCACAGTCACGAAAATCACGAAGTAA
- the secE gene encoding preprotein translocase subunit SecE, translating into MVKEKTLGQRVHAFLGEVGAEFRRVTWPERQELIESTVVVIVFIVMLAIVVLVYDKVIQAVLQFIHT; encoded by the coding sequence ATGGTCAAAGAGAAAACGTTGGGTCAGCGCGTTCACGCCTTCCTTGGAGAGGTTGGCGCCGAATTCAGGCGGGTGACTTGGCCGGAGCGCCAGGAACTGATCGAGTCGACGGTCGTGGTGATCGTCTTCATCGTCATGCTAGCGATTGTTGTACTGGTTTACGACAAGGTGATTCAGGCGGTACTTCAGTTCATCCACACCTGA
- the proB gene encoding glutamate 5-kinase, giving the protein MHVELRYREFLAESRRVVVKIGTRVIARKSGRPDLLYLKRIVRQVAALRRQGYEVVIVTSGAIGAGMESLGISPRPTLVADLQMCAAVGQSRLMTQYDLLFAREKMRVGQLLLTHADFQSRVRCGNTRRTLEHLLRAGVIPIINENDVVADEEIKGVLSFGDNDYLASLVVKLVRADLLIILTTVDGLLAPTGRAGAMRRVPCVEKLGPEVFKLVNPGANPLSKGGMDSKLAAAQAASQSGCSVVIANGRQANVLTAILNSADVGTLILANPL; this is encoded by the coding sequence ATGCACGTTGAACTCCGTTACCGTGAATTTCTCGCCGAATCACGCCGTGTGGTGGTCAAGATCGGCACGCGGGTCATCGCCCGAAAGTCGGGCCGCCCCGATCTGCTCTACCTCAAACGAATCGTGCGACAGGTCGCCGCCCTCCGCCGGCAGGGGTACGAAGTCGTCATTGTCACCTCGGGCGCCATCGGTGCGGGCATGGAGTCGCTGGGCATCTCCCCCCGCCCGACCTTGGTCGCCGACCTGCAGATGTGCGCGGCCGTCGGACAGTCTCGCCTGATGACCCAGTACGATCTGCTCTTTGCGCGCGAAAAAATGCGCGTGGGCCAGCTCTTGCTCACCCACGCCGACTTCCAGAGCCGCGTCCGCTGCGGCAACACCCGCCGTACGCTCGAACACCTGCTGCGGGCCGGCGTGATCCCCATCATCAATGAGAACGACGTCGTCGCCGACGAGGAAATCAAAGGCGTGCTCTCCTTCGGCGACAACGACTACCTCGCCTCGCTGGTCGTTAAACTGGTCCGTGCCGACCTGCTGATCATCCTGACCACCGTCGACGGCCTGCTCGCGCCGACCGGCCGCGCAGGAGCCATGCGCCGCGTCCCGTGTGTGGAGAAGCTCGGACCCGAGGTCTTCAAGCTCGTCAACCCCGGCGCCAACCCCCTCTCCAAGGGAGGCATGGACTCCAAACTCGCCGCCGCCCAGGCCGCCAGCCAGTCGGGGTGCTCCGTCGTGATCGCCAATGGCCGCCAGGCGAATGTCCTGACCGCGATCCTCAACAGCGCCGATGTCGGCACCCTGATTCTCGCCAACCCGCTGTAG
- a CDS encoding aconitate hydratase encodes MGRTIVEKILGAHLVVGELKPGAEIAIRIDQTLTQDATGTMAYLQFESMGLERAKAELAVSYVDHNTIQVGFENADDHAYLKSVAQRYGVIYSRPGNGICHQLHTERFGKPGKTLLGSDSHTPTGGGLGMIAIGAGGIDVAVAMGGGPFHLTSPRVILVRLSGTLRPGVSAKDVALHVLRTFGTKGNVGAMIEYGGSGVATLDVPSRATITNMGAELGVTTSVFPSDAVTRAFLAAQDRVGDWVELQADPDAVYDRVVMIDLDAVEPLAACPHSPGNVATIASLAGRTVNQVLIGSCTNSSYRDLKTVALMLRGRKIHPDVEVGVAPGSRQVVLMLAQEGLLGDLVGAGVRILENACGFCIGNHMSPGTDAVSLRTSNRNFEGRSGTQSAGVYLVSPESAAAAALTGKISDPRAVSGLPDVAAPARFLIDDSLFLFRETAGTGVAGTPIVRGPNIGKVPAGVPLPARLEGVAVIKVGDKITTDHIMPAGARLKYRSNIPQYARYVFENVDRDFYAKASANRDAGRHNVIVAGDSYGQGSSREHAAMCPMYLGVQALIAKSIERIHLANLINFGIVPFVFEDPAAYDGIAAGDALEITDLRGAIAGDGRATVRNVTRATTFAVTATLSDRQKTLLLNGGLLAAVARGLA; translated from the coding sequence ATGGGCAGGACAATCGTGGAGAAGATTCTCGGGGCGCATCTGGTGGTAGGGGAGTTGAAGCCGGGGGCGGAGATCGCCATCCGCATCGATCAGACGCTGACGCAGGACGCGACCGGCACCATGGCCTATCTGCAGTTCGAGAGCATGGGCCTCGAACGCGCGAAGGCCGAGCTGGCGGTGAGCTATGTCGATCACAACACGATTCAGGTCGGTTTTGAGAACGCCGATGACCACGCCTATCTCAAGAGCGTCGCGCAGCGCTATGGCGTGATCTACTCGCGGCCGGGCAACGGCATCTGTCACCAGTTGCACACCGAGCGGTTTGGCAAGCCGGGCAAGACCCTGCTCGGCAGCGATTCGCACACGCCCACGGGCGGCGGGCTCGGCATGATCGCCATTGGCGCGGGCGGCATCGACGTGGCGGTCGCCATGGGCGGCGGGCCGTTTCATCTGACTAGCCCCCGGGTGATCCTCGTCCGCCTCAGCGGCACGCTTCGCCCCGGGGTCTCCGCCAAGGACGTGGCGCTGCACGTGCTCCGGACCTTCGGCACCAAGGGGAACGTGGGCGCGATGATCGAGTATGGGGGTTCGGGTGTGGCGACGCTCGACGTGCCCTCGCGGGCGACCATCACCAACATGGGCGCGGAGCTGGGCGTCACCACCTCGGTCTTCCCGAGTGACGCCGTCACCCGCGCCTTCCTCGCCGCGCAAGACCGTGTGGGTGACTGGGTCGAGCTCCAGGCCGACCCCGACGCCGTCTACGACCGGGTCGTCATGATCGACCTGGACGCAGTTGAGCCTCTGGCGGCCTGTCCCCACTCGCCGGGCAATGTCGCCACGATCGCGTCATTGGCGGGGCGCACGGTCAATCAAGTGCTGATCGGCTCCTGCACCAATTCATCGTACCGCGACTTGAAGACGGTCGCGCTCATGCTGCGGGGCCGGAAGATCCATCCCGACGTGGAGGTCGGCGTGGCGCCCGGCTCGCGGCAGGTGGTGTTGATGCTGGCTCAGGAGGGATTGCTGGGGGATCTCGTCGGCGCGGGTGTCCGGATCTTGGAGAACGCCTGCGGTTTCTGCATCGGCAACCACATGTCGCCGGGAACCGACGCGGTGAGCCTGCGCACGAGCAACCGCAATTTCGAGGGACGCAGCGGCACACAGTCGGCGGGCGTCTATCTGGTCAGTCCCGAGAGCGCGGCCGCCGCCGCGCTGACCGGAAAGATCAGCGATCCGCGCGCAGTGTCCGGCCTGCCCGATGTTGCCGCGCCCGCGCGATTCCTGATCGATGACAGCCTCTTTCTGTTCCGTGAGACCGCGGGCACGGGCGTTGCGGGGACGCCGATCGTGCGCGGTCCGAACATCGGCAAGGTCCCGGCGGGCGTGCCGCTCCCTGCGCGGCTCGAGGGCGTGGCGGTGATCAAGGTGGGCGACAAGATCACGACCGATCACATCATGCCTGCGGGCGCGCGGCTGAAGTATCGCTCCAACATCCCGCAATACGCCCGGTATGTCTTCGAGAACGTGGATCGCGACTTTTATGCCAAGGCCTCGGCCAACCGTGACGCGGGCCGGCACAACGTGATCGTGGCGGGCGACAGTTATGGGCAGGGATCCAGCCGCGAACACGCGGCGATGTGTCCGATGTACCTCGGCGTCCAGGCGCTGATCGCCAAGAGTATCGAACGCATTCACCTCGCCAACCTCATCAACTTCGGCATCGTGCCGTTTGTGTTTGAGGATCCGGCCGCCTATGACGGCATCGCCGCGGGAGATGCCCTGGAGATCACCGACCTCCGTGGCGCCATTGCCGGCGACGGCCGCGCCACCGTGCGCAACGTGACCCGCGCGACGACATTCGCCGTGACCGCAACCCTGAGTGACCGCCAGAAAACGCTGCTGCTCAACGGCGGCCTGCTCGCAGCGGTCGCGCGCGGGCTGGCCTGA
- the nusG gene encoding transcription termination/antitermination protein NusG, with protein sequence MTKQWFVLQALTGQEQKVKRTIEAQVREKEMQEYIGEVILPTEKVTETKNGVKTTVTRKFFPGYVFINLALYDDAKELLEPTWRFIREVSGVIGFIGGARPGPLSAAEVDAIVNHVEAKQEKPRPKVVFEPGETVKITDGPFMNFSATVEEVDPDRGKLKVSVAIFGRTAPVDLEYWQVERVVS encoded by the coding sequence ATGACAAAACAATGGTTTGTGCTGCAAGCGTTGACCGGTCAGGAGCAGAAGGTGAAGCGCACCATCGAGGCGCAGGTCCGCGAGAAGGAGATGCAGGAATACATTGGCGAGGTGATCCTGCCGACCGAGAAGGTGACCGAGACGAAGAACGGTGTCAAGACAACCGTGACGCGTAAGTTCTTCCCGGGTTACGTTTTCATCAACCTGGCGCTTTACGACGATGCGAAAGAGTTGCTTGAGCCGACGTGGCGCTTCATCCGTGAGGTGTCCGGCGTGATTGGGTTCATTGGGGGCGCTCGTCCCGGTCCGCTTTCGGCGGCGGAGGTGGATGCGATCGTGAACCATGTGGAAGCGAAGCAGGAGAAGCCCAGGCCGAAGGTCGTCTTCGAGCCGGGCGAAACGGTGAAGATCACGGACGGACCGTTCATGAACTTCTCCGCAACCGTTGAAGAAGTAGATCCTGACCGGGGCAAGCTGAAGGTGTCGGTGGCGATATTCGGACGCACCGCCCCGGTCGATCTGGAGTACTGGCAGGTGGAGCGGGTTGTCTCCTAG